A window of the Henckelia pumila isolate YLH828 chromosome 3, ASM3356847v2, whole genome shotgun sequence genome harbors these coding sequences:
- the LOC140888303 gene encoding uncharacterized protein, with protein MEHIDQYVEHSKRRKSRLNGKQKMMEWIIDTGASHHMTGSLDTLRNVKEVLPCSDRTSRMLTGTGELREGLYYLWVVASSMALRTTMKDELDLWHRRQFGNFLKIVYSDNGTEFTCLHDYFVTNGMLHQTSCAGTLQQNGRVERKHCHILNVARALRFQSNLPIEFWGECVLTAAYLINRTPYPLLQGKTPYEILFEQTPSYKNIRVFGFLAYAHNQKHGGDKFASRSRKCIFIGYPFGKQGWCLYDLESGKSFVSRDVIFVEHEIPYMKKSGENNNILDATVFDEFVSEEDEVAADGNENLTQDLGLPLVRGGKHEELGLQASEVFLGRGHRERQQSSRLRDYVLHTGQRLSPFVSPLVTSPIQMHSSAITAGVEPTSFVEAVKDVNWRLAMNKEMMALEDNNTWTVVPLPQGKRAIS; from the exons ATGGAGCATATTGATCAATATGTTGAACACTCAAAAAGAAGGAAATCAAGATTGAATGGTAAGCAAAAAATGATGGAATGGATAATTGATACCGGGGCTTCTCACCATATGACAGGAAGTCTTGATACACTGCGCAACGTCAAGGAAGTTCTCCCTTGTTCC GACCGCACTTCAAGGATGCTGACTGGTACGGGTGAGCTGCGAGAGGGACTCTATTACTTGTGGGTTGTGGCGTCAAGCATGGCTTTGAGGACAACTATGAAAGATGAATTGGATCTTTGGCATCGAAG ACAGtttggaaattttttgaaaatagtgTATAGTGATAATGGAACTGAATTCACATGTTTGCATGATTATTTTGTGACAAATGGGATGCTACACCAAACCTCATGTGCTGGAACTCTACAACAAAATGGGAGGGTCGAAAGAAAACACTGTCACATACTCAACGTGGCGCGAGCATTGCGTTTTCAATCGAATTTACCTATTGAATTTTGGGGGGAATGTGTATTGACAGCTGCATATTTGATTAATCGGACCCCATACCCTTTGTTACAAGGGAAAACACCATACGAGATATTGTTTGAACAAACCCCTTCGTATAAAAATATTCGAGTTTTTGGATTTTTGGCTTATGcacataatcaaaaacatggCGGAGATAAATTTGCTAGCCGGAGCAGAAAATGTATTTTCATTGGATATCCTTTTGGAAAGCAAGGTTGGTGCTTGTATGACTTGGAGTCCGGAAAATCCTTTGTCTCCAGGGATGTCATATTTGTGGAACATGAGATTCCCTATATGAAAAAATCTGGGGAAAACAATAACATACTAGATGCTACTGTTTTTGATGAATTTGTTAGCGAGGAAGATGAAGTCGCGGCTGATGGGAATGAAAATCTTACACAAGATCTAGGATTGCCTTTAGTGAGGGGGGGCAAGCACGAGGAACTGGGATTGCAAGCATCTGAGGTATTTTTGGGACGTGGTCATCGGGAACGACAACAGTCCTCTAGATTGCGTGACTATGTCCTACACACAGGGCAACGGTTGAGCCCCTTTGTGAGTCCCTTGGTCACCTCACCTATCCAGATGCACTCCTCAG CTATTACTGCAGGTGTTGAACCTACTTCCTTCGTTGAGGCTGTCAAGGATGTGAATTGGAGGTTAGCAATGAATAAAGAGATGATGGCCCTGGAAGACAATAATACATGGACTGTGGTGCCTCTTCCACAAGGAAAGCGAGCCATCAGTTGA
- the LOC140888304 gene encoding uncharacterized protein produces the protein MTKTDGNENKKESVATENKTSKYHLSTNDNPGNIITQVQLKGENYDEWARAMRTALRAKKKFAFINGSVKQPPDDSSEQEDWWTVNSMLVSWILNTIEPTLRSTITHMEIAKELWDDIKERFSVGNGPRIQQLKSELAECK, from the coding sequence ATGACTAAGACTGATGGCAATGAAAATAAGAAGGAGAGTGTTGCGACAGAAAATAAAACATCGAAATATCATCTATCGACCAATGATAATCCAGGAAATATTATCACGCAAGTTCAGCTGAAAGGCGAGAACTATGACGAATGGGCTCGAGCGATGCGGACAGCACTACGGGCCAAGAAAAAATTTGCCTTCATCAATGGCTCAGTGAAGCAGCCACCAGatgattcttcggaacaagaaGATTGGTGGACAGTGAACTCCATGCTGGTGTCATGGATTCTCAACACCATTGAACCTACTTTGCGGTCAACTATAACTCATATGGAGATCGCAAAGGAACTATGGGATGACATCAAGGAACGATTCTCGGTTGGGAATGGACCAcgcattcaacaactcaaatctGAGTTGGCGGAATGTAAATAG